The nucleotide window CTTTGCCATGCTCGCTCTTCTGTGTGGTGCTGTTCTTCTTCGCGTTGGACCTCGGGTGTCGGTTGTTGCTCACTCGGGTCTGGGTAAGTGGGTTCGAATGGGCAACTGGGCACGGTGCCACGGTCTCTGCGTTTTGTCGTCTGGAAGTTTAAACCGTGGAAAGAGGTCACCATTTGGGCCGCGAGCCCACAGGCTGATGGGAACCGTCCAGCCTAAAGAGGAAAAGCCTGACTCGGTCCGGCCTTAATCTATTCATATAGTTAAATAtgtttggtaagattttgggTTCGAGCCTTAATATCTGTGTAAGTCGTGTGAGTATAGTATATTATCATCcatcttaataaatataaaatattatatataaaatattatcaaACTTTAGGTGTAacatttgattaatttaaacTTAATATGCATGAATAAATGGGGAAATACAAGAAGGTTAAGGTGGACTCTTCCTGTATGAGCGGCATcaagacctttttttttttttcttttttttgggccttTTTGTGAACAGATATCTTTCTTcatttaaaaagggaaaagaaacaaaagaagaaagaaaaaaaaaaaaggaattttgtatttaaaatgGGTCAAATATCTTTGTTGAAGACTTGAAGCTGCAGCAGCTCTTCATTTCCCACCCACAGTGACGTGGCGCCTTTAGATATGGCAGGCAGAGGCAGCTGAAACCAAAACGCCCACTTCACACACACCGAACTTCACCCCCAaactctcctcctccttcctacaaataaaaaccaatCCAACAACACAACGCACAGCACGCAAGCACGAGatcactctctctcactctctctcactaaCATCGTTGGCGTcgtcacctctctctctcctcccatTATCTCAGTCAATTAGTCAAGCACCATGCAGGCCCTCCAATCCTCTTCCCTCCGACCCGCTCCCCTGGACCCGATTCGGAAACGGACCCCCCATTTCCCCAGTGTCACTCCCAGACCCACCAGCTCGAGGCGCGTCTCATTCATCTCCGCCTCCTCGGCCCCGGCCGTGTCCGCCCCGAAGCGCGAGAAGGACCCGAAGAAGCGGGTAGTCATCACCGGCATGGGCCTCGTGTCCGTCTTCGGCAACGACGTCAATGCTTACTACGACAAGCTACTCGCCGGAGAGAGTGGCGTGGGTCCCATCGACCGGTTCGATGCGTCCAAGTTCCCGACCCGGTTCGGGGGCCAGATCCATGGGTTCTCGTCAGAGGGGTACATTGATGGCAAGAACGATCGACGACTGGACGATTGCCTACGGTACTCCATTGTTGCTGGGAAGAAAGCTCTAGAGGATGCTGATCTTGGTGGCGACAAGCGCTCAAAGGTCATTGCTTTCTTTGATTTGCATGCGTTTAATTGTTTATGTATGATTATGAGCTTGATGGGTTTTTGGTAGAATGTACTAAATGGGTTATCTTTGAGAttgatttggttttaatttcGTGTACCTAAGTAATAGGTTCTGTTAGAAACTGTGGATCTGGGTGTTAGTGCTTTGCTAATTGTGTGTCATGCATAGAGGAATTGTTGGCATCTCAAAGTGTTGATTTTGTTCTCTGAACTCTGTACATGACTTTCTAAAATGGTTGGTTTTGCTTTGCTTACAGCTTGATAAATCGAGGGCTGGGGTGCTTGTCGGATCAGGAATGGGTGGTCTTACTGTCTTTTCTGATGGTGTCCATGCATTGATAGAGAAAGGCCACAGGAAAATAACCCCATTTTTCATTCCTTATGCTATTACAAACATGGGGTCTGCGTTGCTTGGTATTGATCTGGGTTTTATGGGACCAAATTATTCGATTTCGACTGCTTGTGCTACTTCAAATTACTGTTTCTATGCTGCTGCGAATCACATTCGTCGAGGTGAGGCTGATTTGATGATTGCTGGCGGAACCGAAGCTGCCTTAATTCCTGTTGGTCTTGGAGGTTTTGTTGCGTGCAGGGCCTTATCTCAGAGAAATGATGATCCAAAAACTGCTTCAAGGCCATGGGACAAAGATAGAGATGGATTTGTTATGGGTGAAGGTGCCGGAGTATTGGTAAAAGCCTGGTTTGATTGTTTTAACGTAGAAGCAAAATGATTATATGATCCCCtgtaaatactgtgtctctaAACAATCGTTATGCCATTGAAGTGTCCTATCAAAAGGATGATGAATCTTAATTTGagctctttttctttgtttaaatGATTTCAAACATAACATCTGAGGTTTGATCTTTGTTGACAGGTAATGGAGAGCTTGGAACATGCAACAAAACGAGGTGCACCAATTATTGCCGAGTACTTGGGAGGGGCTATAAACTGTGATGCTTATCATATGACTGATCCAAGAGCTGATGGGCTTGGTGTATCTACATGCATAGAGAGAAGCCTTGAAGATGCTGGTGTGTCACCTGAGGAGGTGCTTTCTGCATCCTTAATCCTTTCTTATGTTAGTGCTTGTTTCTTGGCATTGTTTGTTGAATTACTCCCTCACCTTATCAGGTTAACTACATCAATGCGCATGCCACTTCCACTCTTGCTGGTGACTTGGCTGAGATAAATGCTATAAAGAAGGTGTTCAAGAACACTAGAGATATTAAAATCAATGCAACTAAggcaatctctctctctctctctctctctctctctctcatttgtaTGATGTGGCCCTCCTAACTATGTTTCTCTTGTCTGTACATTGTTTCAGTCTATGATAGGGCACTGTCTTGGTGCTTCTGGGGGTTTGGAAGCTATTGCTACAGTTAAAGCCATAACAACGGGATGGCTGCATCCTTCCATAAATCAATTTGTACGTGATACTTTTAATTTCTGTGTTCAATCGTTTTTGTTTCTGAGGGTTTTGAAGAAATTGCCACAGCATGGGATTAGTTTACTTCTCTATTTAAAACATTACACTTATAGTAATATGGTTTCTGACTGTGGCATGTTCTTTTCTAAACAGAATCCAGAGCCTTCAGTGGAGTTTGACACTGTTGCCAATGTAAAGAAGCAGCATGAAGTAAATGTTGGTATGAAGCCCACACCTTCAAACTCCCttatcatttatatttttcaattgcCTAATACCAATATACTTACTGAACTTTTGTACTGTTTACAGCCATATCGAACTCATTTGGATTTGGTGGACATAACTCTGTCGTTGCCTTTTCTGCATTCAAGCCCTGATCATCCCAGCTTGTGTTCAAGTTTTGTACTACATCAAATGTTGCTTAGAGGAGATCTTAAATTGTTTCTGAGGCAGAGCTTCATCCTTTTACTTTTGAGGCCACTTGTAGTTTtgtaataattcaaagttacTCTCTATTTTAAAGACGCAAGTCAGTTTTAGTTACAAGGTTCTGTGAGTCTAGTAGGATAATGTTTTTTCTCTTCACTTTTGAATGATGTGGTGGTTAGTGTGAAATTGTTGTATGAAATGGAAGGCTGTTTTGATACATTCTTTGAATACTGAGTCCGGCAAACCGTTTGGCAAAACCATCATGGTAAGTAATTCACCAATTTCGCATGGTGTAGCTGTTCAAGGTGTACCTATTATAAAGTGTGACTAAACATGTATAGAGAAAATCAGGAAATACATTAAGAATGGAGGATTGGTCGGATCGGGCCTCATCTAGTCGATTTTGACGGCACCTGAAGCCAGGCTACATGATTTTTCTCTTTGGAAATCAAATACATGACTCAAATGGTTCTGTGTAGTGTTGGTCCTCTTTTTGCAGCTTGTGTTTGAACCAAAAAACTCTTGTtcctcaaaaagaaaattgttcaGGGAAAGTAGGTGGTGAAAGATACTCAAATTCAATATATAACTCGCAATTTGAAATGGTTAAATGTATAACAcagttatataaataaataaaataaaaaattgtatttaattgggttgaaatttttgaagggaacaaataaataaatgaacgTTGCTTGCATATGTCGTTTAAGTGACAGCGTGGCAcgaaaaaaattaggaaaatgctagggagaccaactttagataccaacttgtgtaccaactctctaatagagtgtgggacccattgtattggtgggctccacctctattagagagttggtacacaagtgaTNNNNNNNNNNNNNNNNNNNNNNNNNNNNNNNNNNNNNNNNNNNNNNNNNNNNNNNNNNNNNNNNNNNNNNNNNNNNNNNNNNNNNNNNNNNNNNNNNNNNTGGTATctaagttggtctccctagcatgacccaAAAAATTATTGGCGCCAAAGAAAGGGCAAAGCTCCCCCATTTTCCcgccaaaataaaatacccTAAGTCTGGAAAAAAGCAATGCGATAGCATTAGCACTAAGCAGTTGCTCTCTCGAATCTCCATCTCATCGCCGGTCTTCTCTTTACTTCGTTTTTCCTGCAAAATTCAAGACTGAAGAAAAATGGACATCAGCGATGAAGTTAGGGCTGCTCACAGGCGAGAGCTACTGGCCTTCTTAGAAGATGGCGTATGTCCTCCTCCCCAATCTCAAATCCTCTCTGCCTCTCTGTCTCTCACACTCACAATCTCTcgctcgctctctctctctctctctctctctctctctctctctctctccttgttACTAATTTGGTAGAGAAATGAACAGATATACTTGGACGAAATCAGGGCCATCATCAACCACAACCGCCGCCGACTCATCGTGGACATATCCCATCTCCACTCCTACGGCGACGACATTGGTGCCAGGTTCATTCacttttctcagcaaccaaacacgGAATAATCCTAGCTTTGCTCAAGTTACTATAGCCCCATAAGAATTTCAGAAGAATCCtagttttattttgctttACTTCTATGTCCCTTTTTCAGGATTCTGAGAAATCCAAGTGATTATCTGCAATCGTTTAATGATGCGGCCACGGAAATCGCTAACAGGATCGACCCGAGGTACCTGAAGCAAGGGGAGCAACTTCTGGTGGGGTTTCAAGGCCCTTTTGTCTCCCGCCGTGTTACGCCTAGAGATTTGCTCTCCGAGTACATTGGATCCATGGTTTGTGTCCACGGCATTGTCACCAAATGtaccatcttcttcctctgccttctactttactttcatttcattctcaATTCAAGTGTCAAATATGAGCATTCTtgattagaaagaaaaaaaggaaggggggggggggggggggggggggggggggggcttTAACCCACATTTTTGGGGTACCTTGGGGGTGGGGGGGGGTTGGATCgggcccaaaacaaaaataaatctaAGCGGGGTTTTATTGACATGATTTTTTGCGGATCTTGAAACCATAAACATAAAATGTTTTGGGNNNNNNNNNNNNNNNNNNNNNNNNNNNNNNNNNNNNNNNNNNNNNNNNNNNNNNNNNNNNNNNNNNNNNNNNNNNNNNNNNNNNNNNNNNNNNNNNNNNNGGTGGGACACCCATTTTTGTGGGTAATTCGAGGTCTGGGTGGTGTTGATTTGGGCCAGAAAACCATAAACCTCAAGCTGTTTCTTTTGCCTAATTTTCGGTACAGCTAATGAACTATGAAGCAATATTTTTGTCGGCAATATTAGGAATGGGCTTGTCTAACCTGGTAACTAACTCATTTGTAGGTTCTCTTGTGAGGCCAAAAGTTGTTAAAAGTGTTCACTTCTGCCCTACAACTGGAAACTTCACCACTCGTGAATACCGAGACATTACATCCAATATGGGTTTGCCTACGGGATCCGTTTATCCAACAAGGGTAATCTCAATTGTTTCTGCTTTAATGATATCTATTTCTATCATCGGAGAAGGGCCTCTTATAAAAAACTTTTGCCACAGGATGAAAATGGTAACTTATTGGTGACCGAGTATGGATTATGCAAATACAAAGATCATCAAACTTTATCAATGCAAGAAGTTCCTGAGAATTCCGCGCCTGGTCAGCTTCCGCGAACAGTAGATGTCATAGTTGAGGACGACCTGGTTGATGCATGCAAACCTGGAGACCGTGTGGCAATTGTAGGGATATACAAAGCTCTTCCTGGTAAAAGCAAGGGAAGTGTGAATGGAGTATTCAGGTAGCTTCAACCACGACAACTTCTTAAACTATCATCTTGGTTTCTCTTATCAATAGTGTTTTTTCTAGTTTTAAACTTGACTTGTTGGCCTTGTTGTGTAGGACTGTTCTCATAGCAAACAATGTTTCACTGCTCAACAAAGAAGCAAATGCACCAATTTACAGCCCTGATGACATAAGTAACATAAAAAAGATAGCAGACAGAGGTGATACATTTGACCTGCTTGGTAATTCACTGGCACCTTCTATTTATGGACATTCATGGATAAAGAAAGCAGTGATATTATTAATGCTTGGTGGGATGGAAAAGAACTTAACGAATGGCACTCACCTACGAGGGTAAGTTATGATTCAACTTGACGTGTTGGATGGATATTTTACTGTCTTAATTATGCTCAACTATCTGATCCgtccctttttctcttttctattttcttttcttttgccttttgctCTAAGGCCATGCCTAAGTGCTCCTCTAGCATAAAAATGAATCTTGATAAGGCAATGTCGTTTTTCTTTTAGTGACATTAACATGATGATGGTTGGTGATCCTTCTGTTGCCAAGTCTCAACTTCTAAGAGCAATCCTGAATATCGCTCCCTTGGCAATATCTACTACGGGCCGGGGTTCTTCTGGTGTTGGCTTGACAGCTGCTGTCACTTCAGATCAAGAGACAGGTATTGTAACATATTCATCTCCTGCAGTTGCACTTTAGCATTATAAGATGTTATTAGCAGGCATATAGTATACTAATCTCTCTGTTATCAGGAGAGAGAAGGCTAGAAGCTGGTGCAATGGTTCTTGCTGATCGTGGTGTTGTCTGTATTGATGAATTTGACAAAATGAACGATCAAGATCGTGTTGCCATACATGAAGTTATGGAGCAGCAGACTGTAACTATCGCCAAAGCTGGTATCCATGCATCCCTCAATGCACGATGCAGTGTGGTGGCTGCTGCAAATCCCATATATGGTTCTGTAAGTGGCACAACTAATGGTCATCAACAACCATTTAAATACATatttgcaaatttttttttttctttctgaatcttgtgttttatttatttatttagttttttttttttttttctaatgctGGTTGTTGTATGAGTGCGCAGTATGACCGTTCATTGACACCAACAAAGAATATTGGACTTCCAGACTCTTTGCTTTCTCGTTTCGATTTACTGTTTATTGTATTGGATCAAATGGATCCTGATATTGACCGCCAAGTCTCAGAGCATGTGTTGCGCATGCATCGGTATCGTTCTGCAACTGGAGGTAGTAAAGCAGTAATCTCTTGCTTAAGTTTTAGGATTTTTAAGaagtataaaataaattttacttATAAGTGCAGGTGATGCAATGCTTGATGGGAGCTCAGTATatggaagagaagaagaaaatgaaaatgacacATCCGTATTTGTTAAGTATAACCGTATGCTACAtgggaaaaaaacagaaagggGTCGGAAGCGTGATACCCTCACAATCAAGTTTCTTAAAAAGTACATTCATTATGCCAAGCATAGGATTCAGCCTGATCTGACTGATGAGGTGCTAATGTTTTACttgttaatttatttaccTTAATGAGATGTCTATGTTTTCCCTTTGTCTCGTCATTTGCGTTGCTTATTTTCAGATGCTGTTATTGCAATCTGCCATACCTCTTCTTGCAGGGAGCCTTTTCAGTTAGTTATGAACTTGTCTTCCCAACCAATCATTGCATTATGAGGCTATCTGACAACTAAcagcaacttttttttttcccaatagGCATCTGAACAAATTGCAACAGCATATGCAGAACTCAGAAATGCCGGCTCAAATGCAAAGGTCAGCATTTGTCATCACTGTACGTATGAGACATGATCAATGCAATGTCTGTTTCTGATTATCACctgatattatcttttctaTTCAGACTGGAGGAACACTTCCAATTACTGCCAGAACTTTAGAAACTATCATTCGTCTCTCAACAGCTCATGCAAAATTGAAGTTGAGCAGAAAGGTGACTTGTcaactttaattattttataaggATCTAATAGGATTAgttcattttgctttttcatTCATCACAGAAATCAGAATTATGGTTTCTTCAGTGTTCAAAGTCAAGGTAAAGGGTAAATCTGCCTTCACAGGTTTCAAAGTCTGATGTTGATGCTGCTCTtcaagttttaaattttgcaATATATCACAAAGAGTTGACTGACATGGAGGACCGGGagcaagaaagagagagagaattggagAGGAATGGCAGAGCTGCCCATCGCGCAAGTGGAAATGACGGATCTGGAAATGGTACTGCCAATGAAGAACAGTAAGTTTTTACTTTTCAGAAATGTTCTATTTGTATAAAATGATATAATCTCTGTTGTATAACTAGACCACTGAAAATCTACAAGTTCTTTCTTCCCTTTTCCGTTAAATAACATTGCTATTGCTGTTGAATTCACAACCTTCAGCTgacctctttctctcttggTTCTTGCAGAGCTGACCATTCTGCAGGTCAGAATGATGGGTCTGGCAACGGTACTGCTAATAATGAAGGGtaagtgttttctttttcttcagaaattGCCTGTTTGTACTAACTGATGTAATCTCTGTTGTATAACTGTGCCCCCATGGTATCTGTAAGTCCTTTCTTCACTTTTCCCTTATTACGCCATTGGTAGTGCTGTCAAATTCACAACATTCAGTTGACTTTTTTCCTCTTGGTTTTCCCTGTGTTAGTTCAACTGATGCCATGGAAGTCGATGACCCTCCTGCCGAATCTGCTATTGATATTTCTCCTGAAAGGTCTGCCTGGCAGCGCAAAGTTGCTCTTCTGTTTTCTTGTTAATTCCATATCTGAGTTATCTGTTTCTAATTCCAATTCACTTTCTTTTATTCCCTCTCCGCCCACAGAATCAAAGCATTTAATGATTCTGTAAATCAACTAATGAAACAAAAGTTACAAAGCATATCCATTGAGGACTTAGAGAACGTTGTCAATTCCGGAGCAGATTTCCGTTACTCTAGGGCGGAAATAACGTTGCTGTTACAGGTAAAGTTTTCAATCATTGAATTCATTGGAAGAAATATTATAATCAAATGTGGTATCTTCAGTCTTTAGGTTTATAACAACATGATTGACTTTTTAATTCttcattttgtaattttttgagCTAGTATCTTGTGTATGATGATGCCTATGTCCAGTTTGCTTTAATATGAATCGTGAGTTGCCTgctaaagaaaaggaaaaatcatAACAGcaacttcaaaattttcaggaACTTCAAGCCAATAACATAGTGATGGTAAGCGATGGAACAGTGTTTATGATACTATCATGAGTTGCTAAAGGATCACCCGCAACATGTAATGCAAGGTAATCCAGTGGATTATTACTTCAAACGAATGTACTTCCCCCAAAATAGGAtactttatttgattttaataaAGTAATGAAATTTCAGGGCACAGCGGAAACGTCACACTTTTGGAGGGGAACATATATCTTTTGTACTTCTGTTGTTGGCCGCGATGTATCTGCTTTGCCCGTGGTTCTTGAACGTGAAATTTAGAAGTAGATTTTTAGTGATGTAATCTTTGGATCATCTATTTTGCCCTGTTAATCCATTTGCTCTCTCGCCCTTTGAGTTGTAACTTAAAGAACATTTCTCCATATTCGCTTTATAACATATGCACAAATTTGTGACCTTAAAAATGTTCATCAGAACGCTTTATTGAAGGTGGAAAAAAATCAAGTAATGCTGCACTGCCGTATGGCCCATGTCATATGCATCTTtgcttttaagaaatttagaACCAATTAGTTTGCAAAATTCCTTGAGGTGTTATTTTAGATATGAAATTTATTCATCTCCTTCCTTTTTATGTAAGTGAAGACTTTTTAactcagaaaaacaaaaacaaaaaccgaGGATTTAGTATTGAGGAGTGGGCTTAGGaccaaacagaaaacatggGCTTTGGACCAGCAAGAAAACTTGCAGAAAATATGTCAAGTTAGGAATTAGGGTTAATTCAATTTGATGGATTTGGAAATAATGATTATTGCCATTCAAGTAAAAGAACATATAAacctccaaaaagaaaagaaagtagtTGCTCAATGTAGCGCAGAACTGGAACGTGATGAAGCGAAGGCAAGAGGGAAGCCATTGCAAGGAGAATGAAGTTACAGAGCCACAGCCACAGCGCAATGGCATGCAATGACAGCAGGCTGTTTAGACTTGGAGGGCAAGAAATAAGTAGGAACCCTCCTCTGCCTCTCACTCTCAGGAAATCTCCTCGCCGTCTCTGCACTGTTCAATGCTCCCACAGCAACCATAGCCTTCCCTACCCTCCTTCTCTTTCCATAATCAAATCCACAAGCAAAGTGTTCTCTGCAATCTCCAACTCTCTCCCCAATATCATGTCTTTTCTCACCTCTGATTCCACCAAggtacctctctctctctctgatgtattccttctcttttcttttaatttgtaCTAAAACTGAAGAATGCCATCAATGCCGGTGTTAGCTTATTGTGTTTATCTCCTTTTTCAGATGGAAGGGAGTGACTTTACAGAGGAAGTTACTGAAGCAACTGAAATCTATATCAACGCcattggaaaaaagaagattttTGTGGCCGGTGCCACTGGAAGTACCGGCAAAAGAATTGTTGAGCGGCTACTGGCTAAAGGTTTTCGAGTTAAAGCTGGAGTTCGAGACTTGGACAAAGCCAAAACTATCCTTCCCCAAGACAACCCAGCTCTTCAAATTGTGAGTTTCTTGAGAATTTCAAGTGGAGGCATGAATTCATGCTGGAAACTCAATTGGGTCTCTTCTGTTTTTGGGAATGTTTAATGTATTTGATCTTGGATGACATAACGCATGTATTTGTTTGTAGGTGAAAGCTGATGTGACAGAGGGTTCTGCCAAGCTAGCAGATGCAATAAGTGACGATTCAGAAGCAGTAATTTGTGCCACGGGATGTCGCTCTGGATGGGATTTGTATGCTCCATGGAAGGTCAGTTCGATTCTGTATTTGTGCAATTAGCATCTATTCCCATCTCACACATGGAGCAAAATCATTATATACTGTATCACTGGTTTTGACTGATGTATGAATGCATGTTT belongs to Prunus persica cultivar Lovell chromosome G4, Prunus_persica_NCBIv2, whole genome shotgun sequence and includes:
- the LOC18780703 gene encoding 3-oxoacyl-[acyl-carrier-protein] synthase I, chloroplastic is translated as MQALQSSSLRPAPLDPIRKRTPHFPSVTPRPTSSRRVSFISASSAPAVSAPKREKDPKKRVVITGMGLVSVFGNDVNAYYDKLLAGESGVGPIDRFDASKFPTRFGGQIHGFSSEGYIDGKNDRRLDDCLRYSIVAGKKALEDADLGGDKRSKLDKSRAGVLVGSGMGGLTVFSDGVHALIEKGHRKITPFFIPYAITNMGSALLGIDLGFMGPNYSISTACATSNYCFYAAANHIRRGEADLMIAGGTEAALIPVGLGGFVACRALSQRNDDPKTASRPWDKDRDGFVMGEGAGVLVMESLEHATKRGAPIIAEYLGGAINCDAYHMTDPRADGLGVSTCIERSLEDAGVSPEEVNYINAHATSTLAGDLAEINAIKKVFKNTRDIKINATKSMIGHCLGASGGLEAIATVKAITTGWLHPSINQFNPEPSVEFDTVANVKKQHEVNVAISNSFGFGGHNSVVAFSAFKP
- the LOC18781537 gene encoding DNA replication licensing factor MCM3, translated to MDISDEVRAAHRRELLAFLEDGIYLDEIRAIINHNRRRLIVDISHLHSYGDDIGARILRNPSDYLQSFNDAATEIANRIDPRYLKQGEQLLVGFQGPFVSRRVTPRDLLSEYIGSMVCVHGIVTKCSLVRPKVVKSVHFCPTTGNFTTREYRDITSNMGLPTGSVYPTRDENGNLLVTEYGLCKYKDHQTLSMQEVPENSAPGQLPRTVDVIVEDDLVDACKPGDRVAIVGIYKALPGKSKGSVNGVFRTVLIANNVSLLNKEANAPIYSPDDISNIKKIADRGDTFDLLGNSLAPSIYGHSWIKKAVILLMLGGMEKNLTNGTHLRGDINMMMVGDPSVAKSQLLRAILNIAPLAISTTGRGSSGVGLTAAVTSDQETGERRLEAGAMVLADRGVVCIDEFDKMNDQDRVAIHEVMEQQTVTIAKAGIHASLNARCSVVAAANPIYGSYDRSLTPTKNIGLPDSLLSRFDLLFIVLDQMDPDIDRQVSEHVLRMHRYRSATGGDAMLDGSSVYGREEENENDTSVFVKYNRMLHGKKTERGRKRDTLTIKFLKKYIHYAKHRIQPDLTDEASEQIATAYAELRNAGSNAKTGGTLPITARTLETIIRLSTAHAKLKLSRKVSKSDVDAALQVLNFAIYHKELTDMEDREQERERELERNGRAAHRASGNDGSGNGTANEEQADHSAGQNDGSGNGTANNEGSTDAMEVDDPPAESAIDISPERIKAFNDSVNQLMKQKLQSISIEDLENVVNSGADFRYSRAEITLLLQELQANNIVMVSDGTVFMILS
- the LOC18781536 gene encoding uncharacterized protein At2g34460, chloroplastic; amino-acid sequence: MKLQSHSHSAMACNDSRLFRLGGQEISRNPPLPLTLRKSPRRLCTVQCSHSNHSLPYPPSLSIIKSTSKVFSAISNSLPNIMSFLTSDSTKMEGSDFTEEVTEATEIYINAIGKKKIFVAGATGSTGKRIVERLLAKGFRVKAGVRDLDKAKTILPQDNPALQIVKADVTEGSAKLADAISDDSEAVICATGCRSGWDLYAPWKVDNLGTVNLVDACRKLGVKRFILVSSLLVNGAAMGQILNPAYIFLNVFGLTLIAKLRAEDYIRESGMNYTIIRPGGLRNEPPTGNLVMEPEDTLYEGTISRDQVAEVAIAALVRPQASYKVVEIVARADAPKRSYGDLFSSITQR